Proteins from a genomic interval of Sphingomonas sp. Y38-1Y:
- the rpsB gene encoding 30S ribosomal protein S2, which yields MAAPVVTMHQLLDSGAHFGHQTHRWNPKMKPYIFGERNGVHILDLSQTVPLFARALEFVSSTVAGGGKVLFVGTKRQAQEAVAESARRSGQHFVNHRWLGGMLTNWKTISGSIKRLKTLEEQLSGDTHGLTKKEVLNLTRERDKLELSLGGIRDLGGIPDIMFVIDANKEELAIKEANTLGIPVVAILDSNVSPDGIAFPVPANDDASRAIRLYCEAMAIAATRGNNQAAMQTQDFGAMAEPPVEPALTEEAPAAEPAQA from the coding sequence ATGGCGGCACCTGTCGTCACCATGCACCAGCTGCTCGATTCTGGCGCGCACTTCGGCCACCAGACGCATCGCTGGAACCCGAAGATGAAGCCCTACATCTTTGGCGAGCGCAACGGCGTCCACATCCTCGACCTCAGCCAGACCGTGCCGCTGTTCGCGCGCGCGCTCGAATTCGTGTCGTCGACCGTCGCCGGCGGCGGCAAGGTGCTGTTCGTCGGCACCAAGCGCCAGGCGCAGGAAGCGGTCGCCGAGTCGGCGCGCCGTTCGGGTCAGCACTTCGTCAATCACCGCTGGCTGGGCGGCATGCTCACCAACTGGAAGACGATCTCGGGCTCGATCAAGCGCCTCAAGACGCTCGAGGAGCAGCTGTCGGGCGACACGCACGGCCTCACCAAGAAGGAAGTGCTCAACCTGACGCGTGAGCGCGACAAGCTCGAGCTGTCGCTGGGTGGCATCCGCGACCTGGGCGGCATTCCCGACATCATGTTCGTGATCGATGCCAACAAGGAAGAGCTGGCGATCAAGGAAGCCAACACGCTTGGCATCCCGGTCGTCGCGATCCTCGACTCGAACGTTTCGCCCGACGGCATCGCCTTCCCGGTGCCCGCGAACGACGACGCGAGCCGCGCGATCCGTCTTTACTGCGAGGCGATGGCGATCGCCGCGACCCGCGGCAACAACCAGGCGGCCATGCAGACCCAGGACTTCGGCGCGATGGCCGAGCCGCCGGTCGAGCCCGCGCTGACCGAGGAAGCGCCGGCCGCGGAGCCCGCGCAGGCCTGA
- a CDS encoding phosphatidylcholine/phosphatidylserine synthase, with protein sequence MPLRPRRVRRGLPLRAIAPNAVTALALCSGLTGIRFAIAGDWERAVLMVLLAGALDGIDGRIARLVRGESRFGAELDSLSDAISFGVSPALILYLWSLMGIPRIGWLAALVYAVFCALRLARFNANIDVAEQPHKSAGFLTGVPAPAGAGLAMLPMYLWFWSGEAIFASPWLVAPWVAFVAFLMVSSLATFSWSSMRLRRRVRFEALAVVVILAAAIVSAPWQTLSVICVAYVATIPFSILSYARVRRLRAGAPATPSAEA encoded by the coding sequence ATGCCGCTTCGTCCACGTCGGGTGCGCCGCGGCCTTCCGCTTCGCGCCATCGCCCCCAACGCCGTCACCGCGCTGGCATTGTGCTCGGGTTTGACCGGCATTCGCTTCGCCATCGCTGGGGATTGGGAACGGGCGGTGCTGATGGTGCTGCTCGCCGGCGCGCTCGACGGCATCGACGGGCGTATCGCCCGGCTCGTTCGCGGCGAGAGCCGGTTTGGCGCCGAGCTCGACAGCCTGTCCGACGCGATCAGCTTCGGCGTGTCGCCCGCGCTGATCCTCTATCTCTGGTCGCTCATGGGCATTCCGCGGATCGGCTGGCTGGCGGCGCTCGTCTACGCGGTGTTCTGCGCGCTTCGTCTCGCGCGGTTCAATGCGAACATCGACGTGGCGGAACAGCCGCACAAGTCGGCCGGCTTCCTGACGGGCGTTCCCGCCCCAGCCGGCGCGGGCCTGGCCATGTTGCCGATGTATCTGTGGTTCTGGAGCGGGGAGGCAATCTTTGCCTCGCCCTGGCTGGTCGCGCCCTGGGTCGCGTTCGTCGCGTTCCTGATGGTGTCGAGCCTGGCGACCTTTTCCTGGTCGTCGATGCGGCTGCGGCGGCGGGTCCGGTTCGAGGCGCTGGCGGTGGTCGTGATCCTGGCCGCCGCGATCGTCTCCGCACCCTGGCAGACGCTGAGCGTGATCTGTGTCGCCTACGTCGCGACGATCCCGTTCAGCATCCTCAGCTATGCAAGGGTCAGGCGGCTGCGCGCAGGTGCGCCGGCGACGCCGTCAGCCGAGGCATAG
- a CDS encoding phosphatidylserine decarboxylase produces MPSLDKPPIATTTVKWRFPAVHPEGRKYVLIAGAIAALAYIVGGGWFWTWPLIGVTIWVAAFFRDPVRVTPQGPGLIVAPADGLITMIQQVPLPPELAGPQGLGEGPLTRVSIFMSVFDVHINRTPVTGTVRQVVYISGKFVNADLDKASDENERQHIVVEAPDGTRFGFTQIAGFVARRILAFVKPGDMIVAGQRIGLIRFGSRVDVFLPAGYAPQVALGQRSVAGETIIGRLGAEPPMGVSQ; encoded by the coding sequence ATGCCATCACTCGACAAGCCGCCGATCGCCACCACCACGGTCAAGTGGCGCTTCCCCGCCGTTCATCCAGAGGGGCGCAAGTACGTCCTGATCGCCGGCGCGATCGCCGCTCTGGCCTACATCGTCGGTGGCGGTTGGTTCTGGACGTGGCCGCTGATCGGCGTGACGATCTGGGTCGCGGCGTTCTTTCGCGATCCGGTTCGCGTGACGCCGCAGGGGCCGGGGCTGATCGTCGCGCCCGCCGATGGTCTCATCACGATGATCCAGCAAGTTCCGCTACCACCCGAGCTCGCCGGCCCGCAGGGGCTGGGCGAGGGGCCGCTTACGCGCGTGTCGATCTTCATGAGCGTGTTCGACGTCCACATCAATCGCACGCCGGTGACCGGCACGGTGCGCCAGGTCGTCTATATCTCGGGCAAGTTCGTCAACGCCGACCTCGACAAGGCGTCGGACGAGAATGAGCGCCAGCACATCGTCGTCGAGGCACCGGACGGCACTCGCTTCGGCTTCACCCAGATCGCGGGCTTCGTCGCGCGCCGCATCCTCGCCTTCGTGAAGCCGGGCGACATGATCGTCGCGGGCCAGCGCATCGGCCTGATCCGCTTCGGCAGCCGCGTCGACGTGTTCCTGCCCGCCGGCTACGCGCCGCAGGTGGCGCTCGGCCAGCGCAGCGTCGCGGGCGAGACGATCATCGGCCGTTTGGGTGCCGAGCCGCCGATGGGCGTGTCGCAGTAA
- a CDS encoding NADP-dependent isocitrate dehydrogenase, protein MAKIKVKTPVVEIDGDEMTRIIWAWIRERLILPYLDIDLEYYDLAVEKRDETDDQITVDSAKAIQKYGVGVKCATITPDEQRVEEFSLKKMWKSPNGTIRNILGGVVFREPIVIKNVPRLVPGWTHPIVVGRHAFGDQYRATDYKVPGPGKLRLVFEGDDGTVIDEEVFRFPSSGVAMAMYNLDDSIRDFARASLNYGLGRQWPVYLSTKNTIMKAYDGRFKDIFQEVFETEFEAQFKEAGIEYQHRLIDDMVASALKWHGEFVWACKNYDGDVQSDTVAQGFGSLGLMTSVLMTPDGKTIEAEAAHGTVTRHYRQHQQGKATSTNPIASIFAWTGGLKYRGKFDGTPDVTRFAETLERVCVETVENGAMTKDLAILIGPDQPWMTTEQFFEAIRVNLETAMGEWK, encoded by the coding sequence ATGGCGAAGATCAAGGTGAAGACGCCCGTCGTGGAGATCGACGGCGACGAAATGACGCGGATCATCTGGGCTTGGATCCGCGAGCGCCTGATCCTCCCCTATCTCGACATCGACCTCGAATATTACGACCTCGCCGTCGAGAAGCGCGACGAGACCGACGACCAGATCACCGTCGACTCGGCCAAGGCGATCCAGAAATACGGCGTCGGCGTGAAGTGCGCGACGATCACCCCCGATGAGCAGCGCGTTGAGGAATTCAGCCTCAAGAAGATGTGGAAGTCGCCCAACGGCACGATCCGCAACATCCTGGGCGGTGTCGTCTTCCGCGAGCCGATCGTCATCAAGAACGTCCCCCGCCTCGTTCCCGGCTGGACCCACCCGATCGTCGTCGGCCGCCACGCGTTCGGCGACCAGTATCGCGCGACCGACTACAAGGTGCCCGGCCCGGGCAAGCTGCGCCTCGTCTTCGAAGGCGACGACGGCACGGTAATCGACGAGGAGGTGTTCCGCTTCCCCTCGTCCGGCGTCGCGATGGCGATGTACAACCTGGACGATTCGATCCGCGACTTCGCGCGCGCCAGCCTGAACTACGGCCTGGGTCGTCAGTGGCCAGTGTATCTGTCGACCAAGAACACGATCATGAAGGCCTATGACGGGCGCTTCAAGGACATCTTCCAGGAGGTGTTCGAGACCGAGTTCGAGGCGCAGTTCAAGGAAGCGGGCATCGAGTATCAGCACCGCCTGATCGACGACATGGTCGCCTCCGCGCTCAAGTGGCACGGCGAGTTCGTTTGGGCGTGCAAGAACTATGACGGCGACGTCCAGTCCGACACGGTCGCCCAGGGCTTCGGCTCGCTCGGCCTGATGACCTCGGTGCTGATGACGCCGGACGGTAAGACGATCGAGGCGGAAGCCGCGCACGGCACCGTCACGCGCCACTATCGCCAGCACCAGCAGGGCAAGGCGACGTCGACCAACCCGATCGCGTCGATCTTCGCCTGGACCGGCGGCCTCAAATATCGCGGCAAGTTCGACGGCACGCCCGACGTGACCCGCTTCGCCGAGACGCTGGAGCGCGTCTGCGTCGAGACGGTCGAGAACGGCGCGATGACCAAGGATCTCGCGATCCTGATCGGTCCCGACCAGCCCTGGATGACGACCGAGCAGTTCTTCGAGGCGATCCGCGTCAACCTCGAAACCGCGATGGGCGAGTGGAAGTAA
- a CDS encoding SDR family oxidoreductase — MTVVAITGASGGIGEATARYLAAQGMRVVLGARSEAALAAITASINEAGGKAVHVAMDVTDRTGSQALVDRAIEAFGRLDVFVANAGAMPISPMETLAFDDWEQMVDVNVKGVLWGIGAVLPRFLTQEEGHFIAIASTASRKIVPGMAVYAGTKAAVVAICEGLRQEVAGKVRVTTILPGFTATNFADHIRDQATRERVAAGASIAMPPETIAAAIAYAIAQPSGVNIGEIVVRPAVQA, encoded by the coding sequence ATGACCGTCGTGGCAATCACCGGCGCAAGCGGTGGCATCGGCGAGGCGACCGCCCGCTACCTCGCGGCGCAGGGTATGCGTGTCGTCCTGGGCGCACGCAGCGAGGCGGCGCTTGCCGCGATCACCGCATCGATCAACGAGGCTGGTGGAAAGGCCGTCCATGTCGCGATGGACGTCACGGATCGAACGGGCTCTCAGGCGCTGGTCGATCGGGCGATCGAGGCATTCGGTCGGCTCGACGTGTTCGTCGCCAACGCCGGCGCGATGCCGATCAGTCCGATGGAAACGCTCGCGTTCGACGATTGGGAGCAGATGGTCGACGTCAACGTGAAGGGCGTACTGTGGGGCATCGGCGCCGTGCTGCCCCGGTTCCTGACGCAGGAGGAGGGGCACTTCATCGCCATCGCCTCGACTGCCTCGCGCAAGATCGTGCCCGGCATGGCGGTCTATGCCGGGACCAAGGCGGCGGTGGTCGCGATCTGCGAGGGGCTTCGCCAGGAGGTCGCTGGTAAGGTCCGCGTGACGACCATCCTTCCGGGCTTCACCGCGACCAACTTCGCCGACCATATCCGCGACCAGGCGACGCGCGAGCGCGTCGCGGCAGGAGCTTCGATCGCGATGCCGCCGGAGACGATCGCCGCCGCCATCGCCTACGCGATCGCGCAACCGTCCGGCGTCAACATCGGCGAGATCGTCGTGCGTCCTGCCGTCCAGGCCTGA
- the mltG gene encoding endolytic transglycosylase MltG, whose protein sequence is MKRLGCLGLILGLVAIAALFGVMQSWGGKGPLAANASVVVPQGASLTRAAEELEKAGAIASASRFVLFAKLFGGSDPIRAGEYPIPAGISQADLLKLMQGGKTLQRFVPVPEGLPSVLVQEALMRAPELTGKVDVPAEGSVLPDSYSYQRGEPRAAVLGRMQRAMDRYLAEAWARRKPDIAVSTPREALILASIVEKETAVEAERRTVAAVYSNRLKQGMRLQADPTIIYPLTKGRPLGRRILRSEVNAVNGYNTYAMTGLPEGPIANPGRKSIDAVLDPAQSSALYFVADGKGGHVFADTLEQHNANVAKWYAIRRARGEM, encoded by the coding sequence ATGAAGCGTCTCGGCTGCCTCGGCCTGATCCTGGGCCTGGTCGCGATCGCGGCCTTGTTCGGGGTGATGCAGAGCTGGGGCGGCAAGGGGCCGCTCGCCGCCAACGCCAGCGTCGTGGTGCCGCAGGGCGCCAGCCTGACCCGTGCGGCCGAGGAACTGGAAAAGGCCGGCGCGATCGCGTCGGCCAGCCGCTTCGTGCTGTTCGCCAAGCTGTTTGGCGGGTCCGATCCGATCCGCGCGGGCGAATATCCGATCCCGGCGGGGATCAGCCAGGCGGACCTCCTCAAGCTGATGCAGGGCGGCAAGACGCTCCAGCGCTTCGTGCCGGTGCCGGAGGGGCTGCCATCGGTGCTGGTGCAGGAAGCGCTGATGCGCGCGCCCGAGTTGACCGGCAAGGTCGATGTGCCCGCCGAAGGTTCGGTACTGCCCGACAGCTACAGCTATCAGCGCGGCGAGCCGCGCGCGGCGGTGCTCGGCCGGATGCAGCGCGCAATGGACCGCTACCTTGCGGAGGCATGGGCTCGCCGCAAGCCGGACATCGCGGTCTCGACGCCGCGCGAGGCGCTGATCCTCGCCTCGATCGTCGAGAAGGAAACCGCGGTCGAGGCCGAGCGGCGCACTGTCGCCGCCGTCTATTCCAACCGGCTGAAGCAGGGCATGCGGCTCCAGGCCGACCCGACAATCATCTACCCGTTGACCAAGGGTCGTCCGCTCGGTCGCCGCATCCTCCGGTCGGAGGTCAATGCGGTCAACGGCTACAACACCTATGCGATGACCGGCCTGCCCGAGGGGCCAATCGCCAATCCGGGCCGCAAGAGCATCGATGCGGTGCTGGATCCCGCGCAAAGCTCCGCGCTCTATTTCGTCGCGGACGGAAAGGGCGGCCACGTCTTCGCCGACACGCTGGAACAGCACAACGCCAATGTGGCGAAGTGGTATGCGATCCGCCGCGCTCGCGGCGAGATGTAG
- the fabF gene encoding beta-ketoacyl-ACP synthase II: protein MRRVVVTGLGLVTPLGAEVETAWKNLIAGKSGAGRITRFDPTDYKCRIACEVKPADHEYGFDANKRVDHKVQRQVDPFIVFGIDAAGQALEDAGLTDMSEEERYRAGCSIGAGIGGLPGIESESLVLDRKGPNRVSPHFVHGRLINLISGQVSIKYGLMGPNHAVVTACSTGAHSIGDAARMIAMDDADVMLAGGAEGAICPIGIAGFAQARALSTNFNDTPEKGSRPYDRDRDGFVMGEGAGVVVLEEYERAKARGAKIYAEVIGYGLSGDAYHVTAPHPEGSGAYRSMEMAMRKSGLSLSDIDYINAHGTSTPLGDELELGAVRRLFGDAIGSLSMSSTKSAIGHLLGGAGAVESIFCILAMRDGIVPPTLNLDNPSENCAGVDLVPHVAKERQVRAILNNSFGFGGTNASLVMKPID from the coding sequence ATGCGCCGCGTCGTCGTCACCGGCCTGGGTCTCGTCACGCCGCTGGGCGCTGAGGTCGAGACCGCGTGGAAGAACCTGATCGCCGGCAAGTCCGGCGCGGGGCGGATCACCCGCTTCGATCCGACCGACTACAAATGTCGGATCGCGTGCGAGGTGAAGCCCGCGGACCATGAATATGGCTTCGACGCGAACAAGCGTGTCGACCACAAGGTCCAGCGTCAGGTCGATCCGTTCATCGTCTTCGGCATCGACGCCGCGGGCCAGGCGCTCGAGGACGCTGGCCTGACCGACATGAGCGAGGAGGAGCGGTATCGCGCCGGCTGCTCGATCGGTGCAGGCATCGGCGGGCTTCCGGGGATCGAGAGCGAATCGCTCGTGCTCGATCGCAAGGGGCCGAACCGCGTTTCGCCGCACTTCGTTCATGGCCGCCTCATCAACCTGATTTCGGGCCAGGTTTCGATCAAGTACGGGCTGATGGGGCCGAACCATGCGGTCGTCACCGCCTGTTCGACCGGCGCCCATTCGATCGGCGACGCCGCCCGGATGATTGCAATGGACGATGCCGACGTGATGCTCGCGGGCGGTGCGGAGGGCGCGATCTGCCCGATCGGTATCGCCGGCTTCGCGCAGGCGCGCGCGCTGTCGACCAATTTCAACGACACCCCCGAAAAGGGCAGCCGCCCCTATGACCGCGACCGCGACGGCTTCGTCATGGGCGAGGGTGCGGGCGTCGTCGTGCTCGAGGAATATGAGCGGGCCAAGGCGCGCGGCGCCAAGATCTATGCCGAGGTGATCGGCTATGGTTTATCTGGCGATGCCTATCACGTGACGGCGCCGCATCCCGAAGGGTCGGGTGCGTATCGCAGCATGGAAATGGCGATGCGCAAGTCGGGGCTGTCGCTGTCCGACATCGACTATATCAACGCGCACGGTACCTCGACGCCGCTGGGCGACGAGCTGGAACTGGGCGCGGTCCGCCGGCTGTTCGGCGACGCGATCGGCTCGCTCTCGATGAGCTCGACCAAGTCGGCGATCGGCCATTTGCTGGGCGGCGCGGGCGCGGTCGAATCGATCTTCTGCATCCTGGCGATGCGCGACGGGATCGTGCCGCCGACGCTCAACCTCGACAATCCGAGCGAGAATTGCGCGGGCGTCGACCTGGTGCCGCACGTCGCCAAGGAGCGGCAGGTCCGCGCGATCCTCAACAACTCGTTCGGCTTCGGCGGGACCAACGCCTCGCTCGTGATGAAGCCGATCGATTGA
- a CDS encoding acyl carrier protein, which translates to MSDTADRVKKIVVENLGVEAEKVTEDASFIDDLGADSLDIVELVMAFEEEFGVEIPDDAAEKITTVKDAITYIDEHKG; encoded by the coding sequence ATGAGCGACACCGCCGATCGCGTGAAGAAGATCGTCGTCGAAAATCTGGGCGTCGAGGCCGAGAAGGTGACCGAGGACGCCAGCTTCATCGACGATCTTGGCGCCGACAGCCTCGACATCGTCGAGCTGGTCATGGCGTTCGAGGAAGAGTTCGGCGTCGAGATTCCCGACGATGCCGCCGAGAAGATCACGACCGTCAAGGACGCGATCACTTACATCGACGAGCACAAGGGCTGA
- the fabG gene encoding 3-oxoacyl-[acyl-carrier-protein] reductase, whose product MFDLTGMTALVTGASGGIGSAIAKALAGQGARLAVSGSNAAKLDAFRGELGGDHVALPCNLSDGAAVDALVPQAVEALGGRLDILVNNAGVTRDNLAMRMKDEEWGDVIRVNLEAAFRLARAAARPMIKARFGRIVSITSVVGATGNPGQANYAASKAGLVGMSKALAQELASRNITVNCVAPGFIRSAMTDVLPEAQKTALTARIPAGDLGAGEDIGAAVVYLASREAGYVTGQTLHVNGGMAML is encoded by the coding sequence ATGTTCGACCTTACTGGCATGACCGCCCTCGTGACCGGCGCCTCGGGCGGGATCGGGTCGGCGATCGCGAAGGCGCTGGCGGGGCAGGGCGCGCGCTTGGCGGTGTCGGGGTCGAACGCCGCCAAGCTCGATGCCTTTCGCGGCGAACTCGGCGGTGACCATGTGGCGCTGCCCTGCAACCTGTCCGACGGCGCCGCCGTCGATGCGCTCGTGCCGCAGGCGGTCGAGGCGCTGGGCGGGCGGCTCGACATCCTCGTCAACAACGCGGGCGTCACGCGCGACAACCTCGCGATGCGGATGAAGGACGAGGAGTGGGGCGACGTGATCCGCGTCAATCTGGAGGCCGCCTTCCGCCTTGCCCGCGCGGCGGCGCGCCCGATGATAAAGGCGCGTTTCGGCCGGATCGTCTCGATCACCTCGGTCGTCGGCGCGACCGGCAATCCGGGCCAGGCCAACTATGCCGCGTCCAAGGCAGGGCTGGTCGGCATGTCGAAGGCGTTGGCGCAGGAGCTTGCCAGCCGGAACATCACCGTCAATTGCGTGGCGCCGGGCTTCATCCGCTCGGCGATGACCGACGTACTGCCGGAGGCGCAGAAGACGGCGCTCACCGCCCGCATCCCGGCGGGCGACCTGGGCGCGGGCGAGGACATCGGCGCCGCCGTCGTCTATCTCGCCAGCCGGGAGGCGGGGTACGTCACCGGCCAGACGCTTCACGTCAACGGCGGCATGGCGATGCTCTGA
- a CDS encoding GxxExxY protein — translation MRDLEAVAADAVDAAVMVHRAIGPGLLESVYELLLAAELERRGHNVLRQQPVTFSFNGMTFENAFRADLLVDAGLVIEVKSIERLSGVHAKQLLTYLRLMQQPLGLLMNFGGETMEEGLKRVINSRAAFAP, via the coding sequence TTGCGTGATCTCGAAGCCGTTGCAGCTGATGCCGTCGACGCGGCAGTCATGGTGCATCGTGCGATCGGACCAGGTCTGCTTGAAAGCGTCTATGAACTCTTGCTCGCCGCTGAACTCGAGCGGCGCGGGCACAATGTGCTACGACAGCAGCCCGTCACCTTCAGCTTCAATGGCATGACGTTCGAGAACGCCTTCCGCGCCGACCTGCTCGTCGATGCCGGCCTCGTAATCGAGGTGAAGTCGATCGAGCGCCTGAGCGGGGTTCATGCCAAGCAGCTGTTGACCTACCTAAGATTAATGCAGCAGCCCCTTGGGCTGCTGATGAATTTCGGCGGCGAGACGATGGAGGAAGGTCTCAAGCGCGTCATCAACAGCCGCGCTGCCTTCGCGCCTTAG
- the fabD gene encoding ACP S-malonyltransferase has product MRAFIFPGQGSQSVGMGRALAEASPHAREVFGEVDEALGQHLFRLMTEGPESDLTLTENAQPAIMANAIAVLRVLEREGGVRLADKADYVAGHSLGEYTALCAAGALDLSTTARLLKRRGQAMQAAVPVGEGAMAALLGADRDKAQAIADAAAEGEVCTVANDNDPGQVVISGARAAIERAIAIAKDHGAKRAVLLPVSAPFHCPLMQPAADVMAAALADAPMQAPLVPVYANVTAAPVADPAVIRALLVEQVTGMVRWRESVGAMWEAGVTDFVELGGKVLGPMVKRTAPDATTASVIGMDDIEALLKVI; this is encoded by the coding sequence ATGCGCGCGTTCATCTTTCCGGGACAGGGCAGCCAGTCGGTCGGCATGGGCCGCGCGCTCGCCGAGGCGAGCCCCCATGCGCGCGAGGTGTTCGGTGAGGTCGACGAGGCGCTGGGCCAGCACCTCTTCCGCCTAATGACAGAGGGGCCGGAAAGCGACCTGACGCTGACCGAGAATGCGCAGCCAGCGATCATGGCCAATGCGATCGCGGTGCTGCGCGTGCTGGAACGCGAGGGCGGCGTGCGGCTGGCCGACAAGGCCGATTATGTCGCGGGCCACTCGCTCGGCGAATATACCGCGCTGTGTGCTGCCGGGGCGCTCGACCTGTCGACGACCGCTCGCCTGCTCAAGCGCCGCGGTCAGGCGATGCAGGCGGCGGTGCCGGTGGGCGAGGGGGCGATGGCCGCGCTGCTTGGCGCCGACCGCGACAAGGCGCAGGCGATCGCCGATGCCGCCGCGGAGGGCGAAGTGTGCACCGTCGCCAACGACAATGATCCGGGCCAGGTGGTGATCTCCGGCGCCCGCGCCGCGATCGAGCGCGCGATCGCGATCGCCAAGGATCACGGCGCCAAGCGCGCGGTGCTGCTCCCCGTCTCCGCCCCGTTCCACTGCCCGCTGATGCAGCCCGCCGCCGACGTCATGGCAGCCGCGTTGGCCGACGCGCCGATGCAGGCGCCGCTCGTCCCCGTCTATGCCAACGTCACTGCCGCGCCTGTCGCCGACCCCGCCGTCATCCGCGCGCTGCTGGTCGAGCAGGTGACCGGCATGGTCCGCTGGCGCGAATCGGTCGGGGCGATGTGGGAGGCGGGGGTGACCGACTTCGTCGAACTTGGCGGCAAGGTCCTCGGCCCGATGGTCAAGCGCACCGCCCCCGACGCCACGACCGCGAGCGTGATTGGCATGGACGACATCGAGGCGCTGCTGAAGGTGATCTAA
- a CDS encoding RcnB family protein: MFKKLMLAGVAASMVAAPTLASAAPQNYRVIKERPNRTVVVDRGPGYRERTVIRHNDARRFNQRNWQRGQRFDRRYATNYRQIDYRGYRNRGVYAPPRGYQWVQSGNDAVLVALASGLIGAVIGGALR; this comes from the coding sequence ATGTTCAAGAAGCTGATGCTCGCCGGTGTCGCCGCCTCGATGGTCGCGGCCCCCACCCTCGCCAGTGCGGCGCCCCAGAACTACCGCGTCATCAAGGAGCGGCCCAACCGCACCGTCGTCGTCGATCGCGGCCCTGGCTATCGCGAGCGCACCGTAATCCGCCACAACGACGCGCGCCGCTTCAATCAGCGCAACTGGCAGCGCGGCCAGCGTTTCGATCGGCGCTATGCCACCAACTATCGCCAGATCGACTATCGCGGTTATCGCAATCGCGGTGTCTATGCCCCGCCCCGCGGCTATCAGTGGGTGCAGTCGGGTAACGACGCGGTGCTGGTGGCGCTGGCAAGCGGCCTGATCGGCGCGGTGATCGGCGGGGCGCTCCGCTAA
- the rpsF gene encoding 30S ribosomal protein S6 — protein MALYEHVFLARQDLAQAQVDALAENATKIVESMEGKVVKTETWGLRSLAYRIAKNRKAHYVMLEIDAPGEVVAELERQTQINEDVIRYMTVRVDGHEAGPTVMMRKGDRERRRDRDDRGDRGGDRGPRREREEGENN, from the coding sequence ATGGCTCTTTACGAGCACGTCTTCCTCGCCCGCCAGGATCTGGCGCAGGCGCAGGTGGACGCGTTGGCGGAAAACGCCACCAAGATCGTCGAATCGATGGAAGGCAAGGTCGTCAAGACCGAGACCTGGGGCCTTCGCAGCCTCGCCTATCGCATCGCCAAGAACCGCAAGGCGCACTACGTGATGCTCGAGATCGACGCGCCCGGTGAGGTCGTCGCGGAACTGGAGCGCCAGACCCAGATCAACGAGGACGTGATCCGTTACATGACCGTCCGCGTCGACGGCCATGAGGCCGGCCCGACCGTCATGATGCGCAAGGGCGACCGCGAGCGTCGCCGTGACCGTGACGACCGCGGCGACCGTGGTGGCGATCGCGGCCCACGCCGTGAGCGTGAGGAAGGGGAGAACAACTGA
- the rpsR gene encoding 30S ribosomal protein S18, whose protein sequence is MARPFFRRRKSCPFSAKDAPRIDYKDVRLLQGFVSERGKIVPSRITSVSAKKQRELAQAIKRARHLGLLPYVVK, encoded by the coding sequence ATGGCCCGCCCGTTTTTCCGCCGCCGCAAGAGCTGCCCCTTCTCGGCCAAGGACGCCCCGCGCATCGACTATAAGGACGTGCGCCTGCTCCAGGGTTTCGTGTCGGAGCGCGGCAAGATCGTGCCGAGCCGCATCACCAGCGTGTCGGCCAAGAAGCAGCGCGAACTGGCCCAGGCCATCAAGCGTGCGCGTCATCTGGGCCTGCTGCCCTACGTCGTGAAGTAA
- the rplI gene encoding 50S ribosomal protein L9, with the protein MQVILLERVEKLGRIGDVVTVKDGFARNFLLPRKKALRANDANRRVFEANRERLEAENAARRGDAESEAKSLDGVSVTLIRQASNVGQLYGSVAVRDLVDALVADGHKVNKGQVVLDKPIKTIGLHEVRVALHPEVSVTVKVNVARSPEEAEMQSQGVDVMSAMFEKEESGFTEDRDPNLEAGEIAREPEAEAEA; encoded by the coding sequence ATGCAAGTCATCCTGCTTGAGCGTGTCGAGAAGCTCGGCCGCATCGGCGACGTGGTTACGGTGAAGGACGGGTTCGCCCGCAACTTCCTGCTGCCCCGCAAGAAGGCGCTGCGCGCCAACGACGCCAACCGCCGCGTGTTCGAGGCCAATCGCGAGCGTCTGGAGGCGGAGAACGCCGCCCGTCGCGGCGATGCCGAGAGCGAGGCCAAGAGCCTGGACGGCGTGTCGGTCACGCTGATCCGTCAGGCCTCGAACGTCGGTCAGCTCTATGGCTCGGTCGCGGTTCGCGATCTGGTCGACGCGCTCGTCGCCGACGGTCACAAGGTCAACAAGGGCCAGGTCGTCCTCGACAAGCCGATCAAGACGATCGGCCTGCACGAGGTCCGCGTGGCGCTGCACCCCGAGGTGTCGGTGACCGTCAAGGTCAACGTCGCCCGCTCGCCCGAAGAGGCCGAGATGCAGTCGCAGGGCGTCGACGTCATGTCGGCGATGTTCGAGAAGGAAGAGAGCGGCTTCACCGAAGACCGCGATCCGAACCTCGAAGCCGGCGAGATCGCGCGCGAGCCCGAAGCAGAAGCCGAGGCTTGA